A segment of the Acetonema longum DSM 6540 genome:
GTACGCGGCCCCAATTCTTCTTTGTACGGCAGTGCGGCTGTCGGCGGTGTTATCAACATCATTACAAAACAGGCCAAAGAAAGCAATACAAAAATAACGACGGAATTCGGCACATGGAATTTTGAACGTTATGCCTTAACGACAGAAGGTGTTGACAAAGATATACGCTACTTGCTGACAGTAGATAAACAAAAGAGGGATAATTTTAGTTATGAGAACCCAAGGACAGGGAATAACAGAGAATTTAATTCCAGTGAAGTTGATAAAGAATATGTAAATCTACGTATAGATAAACAATTTGGTAATGATAATGAGCTTTCGCTGGCAGTCGAGAGTATGAAGGACAATGGCGGCTTTGGCATTATGCTGGCTGATGTAGATACGGGTACTGTTTCTAATCCGAATACGCGCAGGAAGCTTTCCGATTCTAATGTTGCACTGACTTATTCATGGAATAAAAGACAAGGTGGGGCGGATAGTTTTCATATCTATCAAAATAATAGTGAGGGAAGTACTCTTTACCCTAGTGGCAGTCTTTATGACTATGATCTCAAAGCAGCTGGGGCGGAATGGCAGCAAAGCTGGATGATAAACGAGAATTATATCTTGGTTGGCGGTGCCGAATTACGAAAGGAAGAAGTAAAAGAACTGACCGGCGGTGTGAATTTACAGGGGGATGTTACGACGAGCGCCGCTTTTATAGAGAACCGGTGGAAGTTAAACAATAATTACTCGCTAACATTAGGCAACCGCTATGATCACCATAGTACTTTCGGCAGTGATGTTACTTCTCATGTATCCCTGAATAAAGCATTATCTTCGGATACGAATGTATATATCTCTTGGGGGCAAGCGGTTAAAAATCCGAGAATACTAGATCTCTATGCCCATACAGCGACATGGCTGCCCAATCCGGATTTAAAACCGGAAACGTCCGAAACAGTTACGCTGGGTATGGATACCAAACTCGGTAAGAAAACAAGTTTGCAGGCCAGTATCTATCAAAGCAGGCTGAAAGATGCTATCGATTGGGAGTATGTGAATCCGGTTGATTACGTTGGCTGGTGGGTCAACGTGGATCGTGAAAAAAGACAAGGTTTGGAGTTGAATGTAGAGAGAAACCTGTCTGACCGTTGGAATGTCAATGCCGGATACTCTTATTCAAAAGTGGAGAAACAAAATGGCGCTGATCATTATGCACTGGATCTGAGCAATAGCCGTCCCAATGCATATTCTTTAGGAGTTAAGTATAATCAGGCTAAATGGAATGTCGGTTTAACAATGCTGGCAGCTACCGGGCGCAGTACGGAAGCCTATACTTCAGATTCATATCTAACTTTGGACATGAATATCCGGTACCAAGCCACAAACGATACGCA
Coding sequences within it:
- a CDS encoding TonB-dependent receptor plug domain-containing protein; the protein is MLLKRNELQGYFAPEVIDKDKISIYYSLCNDNDNQYRILMLAKKINIRSGFNEKKVSGLLCSLICSAILWGIADDAYAEEQQSNLDEYVVTASRIPVKKNEVAANVTIIGNEEIEKGTYSKVSDILTANSINMGTSGVGSYPILNGDERVLIMVDGRKMNYSHYNGFSLNGTNIDSIAVKNIERIEIVRGPNSSLYGSAAVGGVINIITKQAKESNTKITTEFGTWNFERYALTTEGVDKDIRYLLTVDKQKRDNFSYENPRTGNNREFNSSEVDKEYVNLRIDKQFGNDNELSLAVESMKDNGGFGIMLADVDTGTVSNPNTRRKLSDSNVALTYSWNKRQGGADSFHIYQNNSEGSTLYPSGSLYDYDLKAAGAEWQQSWMINENYILVGGAELRKEEVKELTGGVNLQGDVTTSAAFIENRWKLNNNYSLTLGNRYDHHSTFGSDVTSHVSLNKALSSDTNVYISWGQAVKNPRILDLYAHTATWLPNPDLKPETSETVTLGMDTKLGKKTSLQASIYQSRLKDAIDWEYVNPVDYVGWWVNVDREKRQGLELNVERNLSDRWNVNAGYSYSKVEKQNGADHYALDLSNSRPNAYSLGVKYNQAKWNVGLTMLAATGRSTEAYTSDSYLTLDMNIRYQATNDTQVYFKGYNLTNEGYEVVSGYPYYSTGVYPMAGRSFIVGVEHRI